One Echinicola strongylocentroti DNA window includes the following coding sequences:
- a CDS encoding alpha-ketoacid dehydrogenase subunit alpha/beta has translation MPQDMVFDRKRLSDSDLLHFYEKLLMPRKIEEKMLLLLRQGKISKWFSGWGQEAISIAAVMAMKEEEFLLPMHRNLGVFTGRDVPLDRLFAQFQGKVSGFTKGRDRSFHFGSLEHHIVGMISHLGPQLAVADGIALASKLSGENKATLVFTGDGATSEGDFHEALNVASVWQLPVIFVVEHNGYGLSTPSEEQFRFKQFVDKGAGYGMDAVKVDGNNVLELYHELSKIAEDIRTRPRPFLVEAMTYRMRGHEESSGTKYVPKAYFEEGRKSDPLESYEAFLVGIGLLDSNARRAVESRVDAQIEAGLKAAFGAPTPEASEKETDDVYCPFTLEVTLPETKDVSQKRLLDAISDALRWSMRKFPNLVLMGQDIGIYGGAFKVTAGFLDEFGADRVRNTPLCESAIIGAALGLSIKGYKTMVEMQFADFVSCGFNQIVNNLAKIHYRWGQHADVVIRMPTGAGVGAGPFHSQSNEAWFFHTPGLKVIYPSSPQDAKGLLSAAIEDPNPCLFFEHKALYRSITEQVPDDYYTLEIGKANLVKEGNQLTVVTYGMGVHWAKKAIEEHDVSADVLDLRTLLPWDKESVALSVKKTNKVIILHEDSLTGGIGAEIAAWISEHCFEWLDAPVMREGSLDTPVPFAATLEADFLPERRFREKLLALLAY, from the coding sequence ATGCCCCAAGATATGGTTTTTGACAGAAAGCGTTTGAGCGATAGTGACCTGCTTCACTTTTATGAGAAGCTGCTCATGCCGCGGAAGATTGAGGAAAAGATGCTTCTCTTACTACGGCAAGGCAAAATCTCCAAATGGTTTAGTGGCTGGGGGCAGGAAGCCATCTCGATAGCCGCTGTAATGGCCATGAAGGAGGAGGAGTTTTTACTGCCCATGCACCGCAATTTGGGTGTTTTTACTGGTAGGGATGTTCCGTTGGATCGGTTGTTTGCACAGTTTCAAGGAAAGGTATCGGGCTTCACCAAGGGGCGGGACCGTTCCTTCCATTTCGGGTCTCTGGAACATCATATCGTTGGGATGATTTCCCATTTGGGGCCTCAGCTGGCGGTGGCAGATGGGATTGCCCTGGCCAGCAAACTCTCGGGAGAAAACAAGGCTACATTGGTCTTTACGGGAGATGGTGCTACTTCAGAAGGGGATTTTCACGAAGCATTGAATGTGGCGTCTGTCTGGCAGCTTCCCGTGATTTTTGTTGTCGAGCATAATGGTTACGGGCTTTCTACCCCCAGTGAGGAACAGTTTCGTTTCAAGCAATTTGTCGATAAAGGAGCGGGCTATGGTATGGACGCTGTAAAAGTGGATGGAAACAACGTGCTGGAGCTGTACCATGAGTTGTCCAAAATCGCCGAAGATATCAGGACACGCCCCAGGCCATTTTTGGTAGAGGCCATGACTTACCGAATGCGAGGGCACGAGGAATCCTCAGGGACCAAGTACGTGCCAAAGGCTTACTTCGAGGAGGGAAGAAAAAGTGATCCTTTAGAAAGCTATGAGGCCTTTTTGGTAGGAATAGGCCTGCTTGACAGTAATGCTAGAAGGGCGGTTGAAAGTAGGGTAGATGCTCAAATAGAAGCAGGGCTTAAAGCGGCTTTTGGGGCGCCTACTCCTGAGGCGAGTGAGAAAGAAACGGATGATGTGTACTGTCCTTTTACTCTCGAAGTCACGCTGCCGGAGACTAAAGATGTCAGCCAAAAAAGATTGTTGGATGCCATAAGTGACGCATTACGATGGAGTATGCGAAAGTTTCCGAACTTGGTGCTGATGGGGCAGGATATTGGGATTTATGGTGGGGCGTTTAAAGTGACAGCGGGTTTTTTGGATGAGTTTGGGGCAGATCGGGTGCGCAATACGCCGTTATGTGAAAGTGCGATCATCGGTGCAGCACTGGGGCTTTCCATAAAAGGATATAAGACGATGGTGGAAATGCAGTTTGCCGATTTTGTGAGTTGCGGTTTTAACCAGATTGTGAATAACCTCGCCAAGATCCATTACCGTTGGGGACAGCATGCAGATGTGGTCATCCGCATGCCTACTGGAGCTGGTGTCGGTGCGGGGCCATTTCACTCCCAATCGAATGAAGCGTGGTTTTTTCATACCCCAGGACTAAAGGTAATTTACCCATCTTCCCCTCAGGATGCCAAAGGCCTGCTGTCAGCAGCGATCGAAGATCCCAATCCATGTCTGTTTTTTGAGCATAAGGCGCTCTATCGATCGATTACAGAACAGGTGCCGGATGATTATTATACCTTGGAAATAGGTAAGGCCAACTTGGTGAAAGAAGGCAATCAGCTGACGGTGGTGACCTACGGGATGGGAGTGCACTGGGCAAAGAAAGCAATCGAGGAACATGATGTCAGCGCAGATGTATTGGATTTGCGCACACTACTGCCGTGGGACAAGGAAAGTGTGGCGCTCTCCGTAAAGAAAACCAATAAGGTGATCATCCTGCACGAAGATAGCCTGACCGGTGGCATTGGGGCGGAGATTGCTGCCTGGATCAGTGAGCACTGCTTTGAGTGGTTGGATGCGCCGGTGATGCGTGAGGGGAGTTTGGATACTCCTGTGCCTTTTGCGGCTACCTTGGAGGCGGACTTTCTGCCTGAGAGGCGTTTCAGGGAAAAGCTACTTGCGCTACTGGCGTATTGA
- a CDS encoding MOSC domain-containing protein produces MQVQDIYIYPIKSLGGIRLDEAEVLTKGFRWDRRWMLVDDTGTFMTQRALPIMALLQVNLNDQGLEVLHKLHPHQKINIPFTPETDQLMEVSVWDDVVSGQIVNPEVDHWFSKMLATPCHLVFMPENTTRSIKEKYAVNDETVSFADAMPYLLISQASLDDLNQRLELAVPMERFRPNIVISGCEAFEEDGWEQLQIGKCTFKVTKPCARCVMTTVDQQTGTKGKEPLKTLSTYRLKDKKVLFGQNMIALERGRVKIGDKVNIIQ; encoded by the coding sequence ATGCAAGTACAGGACATTTACATTTACCCCATCAAATCCCTTGGCGGAATTCGCTTGGATGAAGCAGAAGTACTTACCAAAGGCTTTCGGTGGGACCGACGATGGATGTTGGTCGACGACACAGGTACTTTTATGACTCAGCGCGCACTGCCTATTATGGCCCTTCTTCAAGTAAATCTTAACGATCAAGGCTTAGAGGTCCTCCATAAGCTCCATCCCCACCAAAAGATCAACATCCCCTTCACTCCCGAAACGGATCAGTTGATGGAAGTAAGCGTCTGGGATGATGTGGTATCAGGGCAAATCGTAAACCCCGAAGTGGACCATTGGTTCTCGAAGATGCTGGCCACTCCATGCCACTTGGTATTTATGCCAGAAAACACCACCCGATCGATCAAAGAAAAATACGCTGTAAACGACGAAACGGTCAGTTTTGCAGATGCCATGCCTTATCTGCTGATCAGTCAGGCTTCGCTTGACGACCTCAACCAGCGTTTGGAACTGGCTGTCCCCATGGAGCGTTTCCGCCCTAATATCGTCATCAGCGGATGCGAAGCATTTGAAGAAGATGGATGGGAGCAACTTCAGATCGGGAAGTGCACATTTAAAGTCACCAAACCCTGTGCTCGCTGCGTCATGACCACCGTGGACCAACAAACGGGAACAAAGGGCAAAGAGCCTTTAAAAACGCTTTCCACCTATCGGCTAAAGGACAAAAAAGTGCTTTTTGGCCAAAACATGATTGCGCTCGAAAGGGGAAGGGTAAAAATAGGCGATAAAGTCAACATCATCCAATAA
- the dnaK gene encoding molecular chaperone DnaK: MGKIIGIDLGTTNSCVAVMEGNEPVVIQNSEGRRTTPSIVAFLDNGNGERKVGDPAKRQAITNPANTISSVKRFMGKKFSEVSDEKKHASYKVEQGSNDTVAVKIGDRSYTPQELSAMILQKMKSTAEDFLGQEVSEAVVTVPAYFNDAERQATKEAGQIAGLEVKRIINEPTAAALAYGMDKKDQDMKIAVYDLGGGTFDISILELGDGVFEVKSTNGDVHLGGDDFDQVIINWLADEFKSEEDIDLKQDPMALQRLKEAAEKAKIELSSSSSTEINLPYITATQSGPKHLVRNLTRAKFEQLSEDLVRRSLEPCKKAISDAGLSASEIDEVILVGGSTRIPKIQEEVEKFFGKKPSKGVNPDEVVAIGAAIQGGVLTGEVKDVLLLDVTPLSLGIETMGGVSTKLIEANTTIPSKKSEVFSTAADNQPAVDIHVLQGERPLAKDNRSIGRFQLADIPPAQRGVPQIEVTFDIDANGILHVSAKDKGTGKEQKIKIEASSGLSDDEIERMKKEAEANAATDKEEKEKIEKLNQADSLIFQTEKQLKEFGDKLSDGNKTNINGALEKLKSAHQAQDLEAITPAIEELNKAWEAASTEMYNATQGAGAEGAAGADAGASAEAGAESGDGVSDVDYEEVNEEDKK; this comes from the coding sequence ATGGGAAAAATTATTGGTATAGACTTGGGAACCACTAACTCCTGCGTAGCCGTAATGGAGGGTAACGAGCCGGTGGTTATCCAAAACAGTGAGGGAAGAAGAACCACTCCTTCTATTGTGGCATTTTTGGACAATGGAAACGGAGAGAGAAAAGTAGGTGATCCAGCCAAAAGACAAGCTATCACCAACCCAGCCAATACCATTTCTTCTGTGAAGCGGTTCATGGGTAAAAAATTCTCAGAAGTATCTGATGAGAAGAAGCATGCTTCTTATAAAGTAGAGCAAGGTTCCAATGACACAGTAGCTGTCAAAATCGGTGACCGCAGCTATACTCCACAGGAGCTTTCGGCAATGATCCTTCAGAAAATGAAGTCCACAGCAGAGGACTTCTTGGGTCAAGAAGTAAGCGAGGCAGTTGTTACTGTACCGGCTTACTTTAATGATGCAGAGCGTCAGGCGACCAAAGAAGCTGGGCAGATTGCTGGTCTTGAAGTGAAAAGAATCATCAACGAGCCTACGGCAGCGGCCTTGGCTTATGGGATGGACAAGAAAGATCAGGATATGAAAATCGCGGTGTATGACCTTGGTGGTGGTACATTTGATATTTCTATCCTTGAGCTAGGAGATGGCGTATTTGAGGTGAAGTCTACCAACGGTGATGTCCACTTGGGTGGTGATGACTTTGACCAAGTGATCATCAACTGGCTTGCGGATGAGTTTAAGAGTGAAGAGGATATTGATCTGAAACAAGATCCAATGGCTCTTCAGCGTCTGAAAGAAGCTGCAGAGAAAGCTAAAATCGAACTTTCCAGTTCTTCTTCTACAGAAATCAACTTGCCGTATATCACTGCTACCCAAAGCGGGCCTAAGCACTTGGTAAGAAACCTTACCCGTGCGAAGTTTGAGCAGCTTTCCGAAGATTTGGTGAGACGTTCGTTGGAGCCATGTAAAAAGGCGATTTCTGATGCTGGACTTTCTGCCTCAGAGATTGACGAGGTCATCTTGGTAGGTGGTTCTACACGTATCCCAAAAATCCAAGAAGAAGTAGAGAAGTTCTTTGGTAAGAAGCCTTCCAAAGGGGTCAACCCGGATGAGGTGGTTGCGATTGGTGCAGCGATCCAAGGTGGTGTATTGACCGGAGAGGTGAAAGATGTGTTGCTATTGGATGTGACGCCACTTTCCTTGGGTATCGAAACCATGGGCGGTGTGTCTACCAAATTGATCGAAGCCAATACTACGATTCCTTCCAAGAAGTCAGAAGTGTTCTCTACAGCGGCTGATAACCAGCCGGCCGTGGATATCCACGTACTTCAAGGAGAGCGACCATTGGCCAAGGACAACAGAAGTATCGGTAGGTTCCAGTTGGCTGATATCCCGCCAGCACAAAGAGGTGTTCCTCAGATCGAGGTGACCTTCGATATTGATGCCAACGGTATCCTTCATGTGTCTGCGAAAGACAAAGGAACAGGTAAAGAGCAAAAAATCAAGATCGAAGCCTCTTCAGGACTTTCTGACGATGAAATCGAAAGAATGAAAAAAGAAGCCGAGGCCAATGCCGCTACGGATAAGGAAGAAAAAGAAAAAATCGAAAAGCTAAACCAAGCGGACAGCTTGATCTTCCAAACGGAGAAGCAGCTGAAAGAATTTGGCGATAAGCTTTCTGATGGCAACAAGACCAATATCAACGGTGCATTGGAAAAGCTGAAATCAGCACACCAAGCACAGGATCTGGAAGCCATCACTCCTGCGATCGAAGAGCTGAACAAGGCTTGGGAAGCAGCATCGACCGAGATGTATAATGCAACCCAAGGTGCCGGTGCAGAAGGTGCTGCTGGAGCAGACGCTGGAGCATCTGCAGAAGCTGGTGCTGAATCAGGTGACGGTGTCTCTGATGTAGACTATGAAGAAGTAAACGAAGAAGATAAGAAGTAA
- a CDS encoding SDR family oxidoreductase: protein MNIQKNNKPSLLITGANGLLGQKLVKRLLEKKTFNVIATGRGACRLPREWEGFAYASMDITNKANVLEVFQQYTPEVVIHGAAMTNVDECETSQEACYQQNVAAVANIIIAAEKSNSYLVHVSTDFIFDGEGGPYSEEAVPLPINYYGETKLQAEALIRQSKLNWGIARTVLVYGISHDMSRSNIVLWVKKSLEEGKELQLVDDQWRTPTLAEDLAEGCILMAEKRAKGVFNISGDELLTPYDMAIQTAEFFELDKTKINKTDSSAFKQTAKRPMKTGFVIQKAKDQLKFKPKSFKEGIEILAKQLNLAH from the coding sequence TTGAATATCCAGAAGAATAACAAACCCAGCCTTCTGATCACAGGGGCAAATGGCCTCCTGGGCCAAAAACTGGTCAAACGGCTGCTCGAAAAGAAAACCTTCAATGTGATCGCAACAGGCAGAGGGGCTTGTAGGCTTCCCCGTGAGTGGGAAGGGTTTGCCTACGCTTCTATGGACATTACCAACAAGGCAAATGTCCTGGAGGTTTTTCAGCAATATACTCCAGAAGTGGTCATCCATGGTGCAGCCATGACCAATGTCGATGAATGTGAGACCTCTCAAGAGGCCTGCTACCAGCAAAATGTGGCCGCTGTAGCTAATATTATAATCGCTGCTGAAAAAAGCAATAGCTACTTGGTACATGTGTCGACCGATTTTATATTTGATGGGGAGGGAGGTCCCTATTCGGAAGAAGCTGTGCCATTACCGATCAACTACTATGGTGAGACGAAGCTGCAAGCCGAAGCGTTGATCCGGCAATCTAAGCTGAATTGGGGGATTGCTCGGACGGTGTTGGTGTATGGGATTTCCCATGACATGAGCAGGTCAAACATTGTGCTTTGGGTGAAGAAATCCCTTGAGGAAGGCAAGGAGCTACAGTTAGTGGATGATCAGTGGAGGACGCCCACCTTGGCGGAGGATCTGGCAGAGGGCTGTATCCTTATGGCCGAGAAGCGTGCAAAGGGTGTTTTTAACATCTCTGGAGATGAGTTGTTGACGCCTTATGATATGGCTATCCAGACAGCTGAATTCTTTGAATTGGACAAAACCAAGATCAATAAAACGGATTCCAGTGCCTTTAAGCAGACCGCTAAAAGACCCATGAAAACAGGCTTTGTCATCCAAAAAGCTAAAGATCAGTTGAAATTTAAACCAAAAAGTTTCAAGGAAGGAATTGAAATTCTGGCAAAACAGCTTAATTTAGCCCATTGA
- a CDS encoding AraC family transcriptional regulator, producing MSELLVKNMVCPRCIMAVESILKEQNVPFEKVDLGKVTLDTLPAPSKLSELKTHLEKLGFGLIQDPDSRLIERIKNKLHELVLLDEIPASLSLAKYLGDEIGQDYSKMSHLFSSKEGSTIEKYFIRLKLEKAKELLFNQELQLSEIAWKLGYSSVQHLSGQFKKTTGMTPSAYKKLQEKPRSGLDQLK from the coding sequence ATGTCTGAGTTATTGGTAAAAAACATGGTCTGTCCGCGCTGTATCATGGCGGTGGAAAGTATTCTGAAGGAACAAAACGTACCTTTTGAAAAAGTGGATTTGGGCAAGGTAACACTGGATACACTTCCAGCACCGTCCAAGCTATCCGAGTTGAAAACCCACTTGGAAAAACTTGGCTTTGGACTTATCCAAGACCCTGACAGCCGCCTCATCGAGCGGATCAAAAACAAACTGCACGAACTGGTACTACTGGACGAAATCCCCGCCTCCTTAAGCTTAGCCAAATACCTTGGCGACGAAATTGGTCAGGATTACAGCAAAATGAGCCACCTTTTCAGCAGCAAGGAAGGTTCCACCATTGAAAAATACTTTATCAGGCTAAAGCTGGAAAAAGCAAAAGAATTGCTCTTCAACCAAGAATTACAGCTTAGCGAAATTGCCTGGAAATTAGGTTATAGCAGTGTTCAGCATTTATCCGGACAATTCAAAAAAACCACGGGCATGACGCCATCAGCCTACAAAAAGCTTCAGGAAAAACCCCGTTCTGGCTTAGACCAACTTAAGTAG
- a CDS encoding ABC transporter ATP-binding protein produces MSSLWRLNKYLYKYKGYLLLGILFTIISNIFVMIPAQLVRVSIDYVVESFSFYQMFEQGASTESIRSAFLDFIFVFGVLILAMAFLRGFFLFLIRQTIIVMSRLIEYDLKNEIFAHYQQLPLSFYRKNSTGDLMARVTEDVSRVRMYFGPALMYGINLLVLFPLVIGYMLTVNVPLTIYSLLPLPVLSISIYIVNNMINERSEKIQRSLSGLSTFVQESFSGIRVLKAFVREEDSSQKFATASEDYKEKSISLTKVQSLFFPLIMGLVGISTIITVYVGGNQVIDGTIGYGVIAEFILYVNMLTWPVTSLGWITSIVQRAAASQTRINEFLDEKNTITSDEQLTDEIHGTVIFKDVSFEYPDSGIKALKNVSFSIQSGESLAIIGTTGSGKSTIANLLMRMYDPGSGDIIVDDHPIAAYDISHLRKNIGYVPQDVFLFSDSITNNIGFGLDKIPQQVVEQAAKDADVYQNIMDFPAGFETRLGERGITLSGGQKQRVSIARAIAKDPSILLLDDCLSAVDTKTENAILNALEGIMEGRTSIIISHRVSSAKLADKIIVLDDGELVEEGSHEALMAKKGVYAELYEKQTQSGETMEK; encoded by the coding sequence GTGAGCTCACTCTGGAGACTGAATAAATACCTCTATAAATATAAAGGATATCTCCTTTTGGGTATCCTCTTTACGATAATTTCCAATATTTTCGTCATGATCCCCGCCCAACTCGTGAGGGTGTCGATCGATTATGTAGTAGAAAGCTTCAGCTTTTACCAGATGTTTGAGCAAGGAGCCAGTACAGAAAGCATCCGTTCTGCTTTCCTCGACTTCATCTTTGTTTTTGGTGTGCTGATATTAGCCATGGCTTTTTTGAGAGGTTTTTTCCTCTTTCTGATCAGGCAGACGATCATTGTGATGTCCCGATTGATTGAGTATGACCTAAAAAATGAGATCTTTGCCCACTACCAGCAGTTGCCGTTAAGTTTTTACAGAAAAAACAGCACCGGCGACCTGATGGCCAGGGTCACCGAAGACGTCAGCAGGGTAAGGATGTATTTTGGGCCGGCATTGATGTACGGCATCAATTTACTCGTGCTCTTCCCGCTGGTCATTGGCTATATGCTGACGGTCAATGTCCCCCTTACCATATACTCCCTGCTCCCACTACCGGTACTTTCTATCAGTATTTACATTGTCAATAACATGATCAATGAGCGTTCTGAAAAGATCCAGCGTAGCCTCAGTGGGCTAAGCACCTTCGTTCAGGAATCTTTTTCTGGTATCCGGGTCCTTAAGGCATTTGTGAGGGAGGAAGACAGCAGTCAGAAATTTGCTACAGCAAGTGAAGACTACAAAGAGAAGTCCATCAGCCTTACCAAAGTCCAGTCTCTCTTTTTCCCGTTGATTATGGGATTGGTGGGAATAAGCACCATTATCACAGTCTATGTTGGCGGCAACCAAGTGATCGATGGCACCATTGGCTACGGAGTCATTGCTGAATTCATCCTCTATGTCAATATGCTGACTTGGCCGGTCACTTCGCTGGGATGGATTACCAGTATCGTGCAGAGAGCGGCTGCTTCCCAAACAAGGATCAATGAATTTCTCGACGAAAAAAACACCATTACCAGCGATGAGCAGCTCACCGATGAGATTCATGGAACAGTCATCTTCAAGGACGTATCCTTCGAATATCCTGACTCGGGAATAAAAGCATTGAAAAACGTATCTTTCTCCATCCAGTCCGGCGAATCACTGGCTATCATCGGCACCACTGGCTCCGGTAAATCCACCATCGCCAATCTCCTGATGAGAATGTACGACCCCGGATCAGGCGACATCATTGTGGACGACCACCCGATAGCGGCTTACGATATCTCCCACCTGCGCAAAAACATCGGTTATGTCCCTCAGGACGTATTCCTTTTTAGCGATAGTATCACCAACAACATTGGATTTGGGCTAGACAAAATCCCCCAGCAAGTGGTCGAACAAGCCGCCAAAGATGCTGATGTATATCAAAACATCATGGATTTCCCTGCTGGTTTTGAAACACGTCTTGGAGAGCGGGGGATCACCCTCAGTGGCGGACAAAAACAACGTGTCTCCATTGCCAGGGCCATTGCAAAAGACCCTTCTATTTTACTATTGGACGATTGCCTCTCTGCCGTGGACACCAAAACGGAAAATGCCATCCTCAACGCACTCGAAGGAATCATGGAAGGCAGGACCTCCATTATTATTTCTCACAGGGTTTCTTCTGCCAAACTGGCGGACAAAATCATCGTACTTGACGATGGGGAATTGGTAGAAGAAGGTTCACATGAAGCACTGATGGCCAAAAAAGGCGTTTACGCCGAACTCTACGAAAAACAAACCCAGTCCGGTGAGACCATGGAAAAATAA
- a CDS encoding porin family protein codes for MRKIWFLVIAFLSVSAAGRAQDFSIGPKFGVSQGNIQVDGDGYESGSEKLGYHVGAFVRMGGNSLYLQPEVLYVNTGGEIKESQGDNERTYEASFNRFDVPIMLGFKLGDVFRIQGGPVASFLLNSKFKNDIVPDPEPEYKNATVGYQAGIGFDIANMIIDLKYEGSLSKQSESIAGFDTDQRQNQLIVSLGLRLF; via the coding sequence ATGAGAAAAATTTGGTTTTTGGTCATTGCCTTTCTAAGCGTGAGTGCGGCCGGCCGGGCACAGGATTTCAGTATTGGGCCTAAGTTTGGGGTTTCCCAAGGAAATATTCAAGTGGATGGAGATGGGTACGAGAGTGGTAGCGAAAAATTGGGTTACCATGTAGGTGCCTTTGTGAGAATGGGAGGCAATTCTCTTTATTTGCAGCCGGAGGTACTCTATGTCAATACAGGCGGAGAGATCAAAGAGTCACAAGGAGACAATGAGAGAACGTATGAAGCATCGTTCAATCGGTTTGATGTGCCCATTATGTTGGGCTTTAAGCTAGGAGATGTTTTCAGGATTCAAGGTGGACCAGTAGCCAGCTTCTTGCTTAATTCAAAATTCAAGAACGACATTGTGCCAGACCCTGAGCCAGAATATAAAAATGCTACAGTAGGATATCAGGCTGGTATTGGCTTTGATATAGCCAATATGATCATCGATTTAAAATACGAAGGTTCGCTGAGCAAACAATCTGAGAGCATCGCGGGATTTGATACGGACCAGCGGCAAAATCAGCTTATCGTCTCCTTGGGTCTTCGGTTATTTTGA
- a CDS encoding co-chaperone GroES gives MRLTEDNKLKKLVVVGDRVLIKPKKASEKTSSGLYLPPGVQEKEKVQQGYIMKAGPGYPIPMHVEEDEPWKEKDENVRYVPLQAKEGDLAIFLLTGAHEVIYEGEKFYIVSQNAILMLEREEEL, from the coding sequence ATGCGATTGACAGAAGATAATAAATTGAAAAAACTGGTGGTCGTAGGAGACCGTGTACTGATCAAGCCCAAAAAGGCCAGTGAAAAAACATCCAGTGGGCTTTATCTCCCGCCAGGAGTGCAGGAGAAAGAAAAAGTACAGCAGGGGTATATTATGAAAGCTGGACCGGGCTACCCGATTCCTATGCACGTAGAGGAAGATGAGCCGTGGAAAGAAAAAGATGAAAATGTCCGTTACGTGCCCTTACAGGCAAAAGAGGGAGATTTGGCTATTTTTCTCCTGACCGGAGCACATGAGGTGATCTATGAAGGCGAGAAATTCTATATCGTTTCCCAAAATGCCATTTTGATGCTAGAGAGGGAAGAGGAGCTTTGA
- a CDS encoding alanine/glycine:cation symporter family protein, which yields MYRKLLSFLIFLFPISLLAQEAAPTEELSFGQRIDRSFQPIADAWESLVLYPIPIGGYDIPIVLILLVSGATFFTIYFAVPGITKMGLSINTVRGKYDDLERNYRDPENPNVIPDEAKGGEVSHFQALATAVSGTVGLGNIAGVAVAIALGGPGATFWMIICGLLGMSTKFVECTLGVKYRDIEDDGTVHGGPMYYLSRGLGHDLKKGRLGQFLGGLFAVLCVGASFGGGNAFQSNQAASQIANLTGINFQTNGFWIGVVLAVLVAVVIIGGIKRIATITEKVVPVMAAVYVLASLIILGAHYDYVDDAIGLIIEGAFTPMAGLGGMLGVLIVGFQRAAFSNEAGAGSAAIAHSAVKTKFPASEGVVALLEPLIDTVVVCTMTALVIIFFNIDGGLNNVESIFTYGGDGSGNVVLKDSGASIGGVELTTMAYDSVIPHFSYVLTVAIILFAFSTMISWSYYGLQSWKYLFGRSKAADLTYKLLFIAFIIIGASTTLNAVVKFSDAMILALVFPNMIGLFFLFPKVKLELKRYMAAIKTQK from the coding sequence ATGTATAGAAAACTTCTATCCTTCTTGATTTTTCTTTTTCCTATATCGCTTCTTGCACAAGAGGCCGCTCCAACTGAAGAATTGAGTTTTGGACAAAGAATAGACCGATCTTTCCAGCCTATTGCCGATGCTTGGGAGAGTTTAGTGCTTTATCCAATACCCATTGGTGGCTATGATATTCCGATTGTGCTGATCCTGCTTGTTTCTGGTGCTACATTTTTTACGATTTACTTTGCAGTACCTGGTATCACCAAAATGGGCCTTTCGATCAACACGGTTCGAGGAAAATACGATGACTTAGAAAGAAATTATAGAGACCCGGAAAATCCCAATGTGATCCCCGATGAGGCCAAAGGCGGAGAGGTGAGTCACTTTCAGGCCTTGGCTACGGCAGTTTCCGGAACAGTAGGCTTGGGAAATATTGCGGGTGTGGCGGTAGCCATTGCCTTGGGTGGCCCAGGAGCTACCTTTTGGATGATTATCTGCGGTTTGCTGGGAATGAGCACGAAATTCGTGGAGTGTACCCTTGGGGTAAAATACCGAGATATAGAAGATGACGGCACCGTACACGGTGGCCCGATGTATTACCTGTCACGTGGCTTGGGGCATGACCTGAAAAAGGGTCGTCTAGGGCAGTTTTTGGGAGGCCTTTTTGCAGTGCTCTGCGTAGGAGCCTCTTTTGGAGGAGGAAATGCCTTCCAATCCAACCAAGCAGCTTCTCAGATTGCCAACTTGACAGGGATCAATTTTCAGACGAATGGTTTTTGGATCGGAGTAGTGCTGGCGGTATTGGTAGCTGTTGTGATCATAGGTGGTATCAAAAGAATTGCGACCATTACAGAAAAAGTAGTGCCCGTAATGGCTGCTGTGTATGTATTGGCATCATTGATCATTCTTGGTGCACATTATGATTATGTCGATGATGCCATTGGGCTGATTATCGAAGGGGCATTTACGCCGATGGCCGGTTTGGGAGGAATGCTTGGAGTGTTGATCGTTGGATTTCAGCGAGCAGCATTTTCCAATGAAGCCGGTGCTGGTTCTGCAGCGATCGCCCACTCTGCCGTGAAGACGAAGTTTCCGGCGAGTGAAGGCGTTGTGGCCTTATTGGAGCCGTTGATCGATACGGTGGTCGTATGTACGATGACGGCATTGGTGATTATCTTTTTTAATATTGACGGTGGGTTGAATAACGTAGAGAGTATTTTTACCTACGGTGGAGACGGAAGTGGCAATGTGGTGCTGAAAGACTCTGGAGCTTCTATCGGTGGAGTGGAATTGACCACGATGGCGTATGATTCCGTGATCCCACATTTCTCGTATGTGCTGACTGTCGCCATCATTCTGTTTGCATTCTCCACAATGATCTCATGGTCCTATTATGGGTTGCAATCTTGGAAATACCTTTTTGGAAGAAGCAAGGCTGCCGACTTGACGTACAAGTTATTGTTCATCGCATTCATCATTATTGGAGCTTCTACGACGCTAAATGCCGTCGTGAAATTCTCCGATGCCATGATATTGGCCTTGGTATTCCCTAATATGATTGGGTTATTCTTCCTGTTTCCAAAAGTGAAGCTTGAGCTGAAAAGATATATGGCTGCAATAAAAACACAAAAATAA